The Bemisia tabaci chromosome 5, PGI_BMITA_v3 genome includes a window with the following:
- the LOC109042126 gene encoding uncharacterized protein, which translates to MSSNNNSESNNVTAQNGSSEAENSEEEEEICELNQQLDILNSALDSIEEKNDHIKARLLELLKNVQNVRTEQSSEDKENEKSESER; encoded by the exons ATGTCCAGCAACAATAATTCAGAGTCCAACAATGTTACAGCTCAAAATGGTTCAAGTGAAGCTGAGAATTCCGAAGAGGAGGAAG aaatttgtGAGCTGAATCAGCAGCTGGACATCCTCAACTCTGCCTTAGATtccattgaagaaaaaaatgaccaCATTAAAGCAAGGCTGCTTGAACTTTTGAAGAATGTACAGAATGTGAGGACAGAGCAGAGCTCAGAAGACAAAGAGAACGAAAAATCAGAATCAGAGCGCTGA
- the Rpp30 gene encoding ribonuclease P protein subunit p30, which yields MRTSGFYDLNIPLSLIEGKSVSLSKVCERLYDFGYRTIAFNRSVHLTADMFFKTKKKRKLMETDVPENFPKEVDPVPPPERINLPEHLQGKLQVYNRVTFHVAEISILDKLNKNGNLRDYHFLAICPMNAECFEAISSLPMDLDIIEISTESRSLSNIISNKLRNKITEKNLYVEVKYSPAVNDIDYLKNTLNFSHSLHRFQFSKNIIFTSGAESLSHIRGPYDVINLGVLFGFYEGPAKAAISTTCRSLFLKAEERWYGKVPVVFKATSLVERKNDHENELEPKKKRPKDETMEVY from the exons ATGCGAACATCAGGATTTTATGATTTGAACATTCCACTAAGTCTCATCGAAGGAAAGTCAGTGTCACTTTCCAAAGTGTGTGAAAGGTTGTATGACT TTGGATATCGCACAATTGCATTCAACCGAAGTGTCCACTTGACTGCTGATATGTTTttcaagacaaagaaaaaacggAAGCTGATGGAAACCGACGTTCCTGAAAACTTCCCGAAAGAAGTAGACCCTGTACCGCCTCCTGAAAGAATCAATTTACCTGAG catTTACAAGGAAAACTCCAAGTCTACAACCGTGTAACATTCCATGTGGCCGAAATCTCAATTCTAGACAAATTA AATAAAAATGGCAACCTCAGAGATTACCATTTCTTAGCCATCTGTCCAATGAATGCAGAGTGTTTTGAG GCCATTTCAAGTTTACCCATGGATTTGGACATAATAGAAATTAGCACAGAGTCTCGGAGTTTGTCAAATATTATTTCTAATAAATTACGGAACAAAATTACGGAGAAAAACTTGTATGTAGAGGTTAAATATTCGCCTGCTGTAAATGACATCGATTATTTAAAGAAcaccttaaatttttcacattcaCTGCATAGGTTTCAGTTTTCCAAG AATATAATATTCACGAGTGGAGCTGAATCTCTGTCACATATCAGAGGCCCGTACGATGTTATAAACTT AGGTGTACTTTTCGGATTTTATGAAGGACCAGCCAAAGCAGCCATTTCTACCACTTGCAGGTCTCTTTTTTTGAAAGCAG AGGAAAGGTGGTACGGGAAAGTGCCAGTTGTATTCAAAGCTACAAGTTTGGTGGAGCGGAAAAATGACCACGAAAATGAATTGGAACCAAAAAAGAAACGACCGAAAGATGAAACCATGGAAGTCTATTGA